One Brassica napus cultivar Da-Ae chromosome A5, Da-Ae, whole genome shotgun sequence DNA window includes the following coding sequences:
- the LOC111215588 gene encoding uncharacterized protein LOC111215588 — translation MADPLKLICDELGVCKEEALFYLEGFRWDLNAAMEACRTKTLPSPAQPPSENQRTAAEEQRRNEKIARFIELSHGSSSVADATKYLSDNNWSLEHAARAFCEHRFDKPEKKSQPVPLSHDGDTEPWYLHGFSGNEGSADTMDDVWSKVPPFRHTSTNVRIGSPPPSASTPPLELKPESIKQFRDLLPEAPSQAVIDCLNHCKGNVKNAISYFNDGYSKSRSGIATAQVVKKFSGMAVDQDSSTESPLVEESSSPTQTRELLNSLKQDELIDIFVDAADGVVTRDIATIYLKASNWNIEQAFSCLVEEDKTTPVQEDSQEVETGSSSRDLPLPSMGSLPSQSQFESSYVSSGPTETQKSLEEAGEGDVTVAVPGMASSQVNDKAVEEGSSAETVPDPFANRDRTTVETQAAPSTIMITIRLADGIGTTLELPFRSNQTISDIRNAIDQRYPDNDRGYNLQSMDGVDYMDWNVTVYRVTRHDSRTLMQIYP, via the exons ATGGCTGATCCGTTGAAACTAATCTGCGACGAACTAGGAGTCTGCAAAGAAGAAGCGCTATTCTACCTTGAAGGATTCCGGTGGGATCTGAACGCAGCGATGGAGGCTTGCCGCACCAAAACCTTGCCGTCGCCGGCTCAACCTCCGTCTGAGAACCAGAGAACCGCGGCGGAGGAACAAAGGAGAAACGAGAAGATCGCGAGATTCATAGAACTTTCTCATGGATCGTCGTCTGTGGCGGACGCAACAAAGTACCTCAGCGACAACAATTGGAGCCTAGAGCACGCCGCCCGCGCTTTCTGTGAACACCGCTTTGATAAACCTGAGAAGAAGTCACAGCCGGTGCCGTTATCTCACGACGGTGATACTGAGCCGTGGTATCTGCACGGGTTCTCAGGGAATGAAGGATCGGCCGATACGATGGATGACGTCTGGAGTAAAGTGCCGCCGTTTCGTCATACCTCGACGAATGTCAGAATCGGGAGCCCTCCTCCTTCTGCTAG TACGCCGCCGCTTGAACTGAAACCGGAAAGTATAAAACAATTCCGAGATCTTCTTCCTGAAGCTCCTTCACAAGCCGTAATCGATTGTCTCAACCACTGCAAGGGGAATGTAAAAAACGCCATCAGCTATTTCAATGATGGTTACAGCAAATCTCGTTCCGGAATTGCGACGGCTCAAGTGGTT AAAAAATTTAGTGGTATGGCTGTTGACCAAGATTCAAGCACAGAGTCACCTCTAGTGGAG GAAAGTTCAAGTCCGACACAAACTAGGGAGCTGCTGAATTCGCTGAAGCAAGATGAACTCATTGATATATTCGTCGATGCGGCTGATGGAGTAGTTACTCGAGACATTGCAACCATTTACCTTAAAGCCAGCAATTGGAATATAGAACAAGCCTTCTCCTGTCTCGTGGAAGAGGATAAAACAACGCCGGTTCAGGAGGATTCACAAGAAGTTGAAACCGGGAGCTCTTCTAG AGATCTGCCTCTTCCATCGATGGGATCATTACCTTCACAGTCACAGTTTGAGTCTTCATATGTTTCAAGTGGCCCCACGGAGACACAAAAGTCACTTGAAGAAGCTGGTGAAGGAGACGTCACAGTGGCTGTACCTGGCATGGCGTCATCTCAAGTGAAT GATAAGGCTGTAGAGGAAGGTTCAAGCGCGGAGACAGTCCCTGATCCTTTTGCTAACCGAGACAGGACAACTGTGGAGACTCAAGCTGCGCCAAGTACTATTATGATAACTATCAGATTGGCAGATGGGATTGGGACAACGCTGGAGCTTCCTTTTAGATCAAACCAAACCATAAGTGACATCCGCAATGCTATTGACCAGCGATATCCAGATAACGACAGGGGCTACAATTTGCAATCGATGGATGGAGTAGACTACATGGATTGGAATGTAACTGTATACAGAGTTACTAGGCATGATTCTAGAACTCTCATGCAGATCTACCCCTAG
- the LOC111215850 gene encoding receptor like protein 23-like translates to MLESLVRFHFLTLLLLCYVSPSSLLRIDDLVPGQVSCHPRQSEDFTLFKNEFETRGCNHSDNSNGVWCDNSTGAVTKLQLTSCLSGTLKPNSSLFTLHQLRYLDLSGNNFTSSSLLSEFVNLNKLEVLSLSSNGFIGEVPSSFSNLSQLTYLGLSHNELTGSFPFLRTLSKLSYLDLSNNHFSGTLNPNNSLFELHQLITLNLAFNNFISPVPSQFGNLKKLEVFSLSNNGFFGQVPPTISNLTWLTRLFLDSNELTGSLPLVQNLTKLYDLVLSDNHFTGTIPSSLLTMPSLEYLDLRGNNLAGSFEVPNSSNSSRLQVLFLGDNHFEGKILEPISKLTNLIRLGLSSLNTSNPIDLTFLSPLKSLFSLDLSGNSISPASLTSDASIPLSIRLLLLSHCNITEFPNILKTLQDLQHIDMSDNGIRGRVHAWFWELPRLSSMDFSNNVFSGFEGSEEVLVNSSVRILILASNSFEGALPDLPLSIVSLSAWGNGFKGNIPLSLCNRSSLMVLDLSDNSFTGSVPSCLSNLTLLVLRKNSLEGSLPEMFHTSSSLRTLDVGYNQLTGKLPRSLLNCSSLKFLNIENNKIEDAFPFWLKALPNLQVLILRSNRFYGPIAPPDQGPLAFPQLHIFEISDNNFTGSLPANYFVNWKASSLQMSEDGSIYMGYEEDTSFSINGYYIYQDVIDLRYKGLVMEQAKVLSSYATIDFSGNKFEGEIPESIGLLKAL, encoded by the coding sequence ATGTTGGAATCACTCGTGCGTTTTCATTTTCTCACGCTACTTTTACTCTGTTATGTCTCCCCTTCAAGCCTCTTGCGTATAGATGATCTCGTCCCTGGTCAGGTTTCTTGTCATCCCCGCCAGAGTGAAGACTTTACGCTGTTCAAGAACGAGTTTGAAACTCGTGGTTGCAACCATAGTGACAACTCTAATGGAGTCTGGTGTGATAACTCCACGGGTGCGGTCACGAAACTACAGCTCACGTCCTGTCTTAGTGGAACTTTGAAGCCTAACAGTAGTCTCTTCACGCTGCATCAACTGCGTTACCTTGATCTCTCTGGCAACAACTTCACCTCCTCTTCACTCCTTTCCGAGTTTGTCAATCTCAATAAGTTAGAGGTTTTGTCTCTTTCCTCTAATGGTTTCATAGGTGAAGTCCCTTCCTCATTTAGTAACCTAAGCCAGCTTACCTATTTAGGCCTTTCCCATAATGAGCTCACTGGTAGTTTCCCATTTTTGAGGACTCTAAGTAAGCTTTCCTATTTAGATCTTTCCAATAATCACTTCTCAGGAACTTTGAATCCCAACAATAGCCTCTTTGAGTTGCACCAACTCATTACACTTAACCTTGCTTTCAACAACTTCATTTCTCCTGTCCCTTCCCAATTTGGAAATCTCAAAAAACTAGAGGTGTTTTCTCTTTCCAATAATGGCTTCTTTGGCCAAGTTCCTCCCACAATTAGTAACCTAACTTGGTTAACACGTTTGTTCCTTGACAGTAATGAGCTCACTGGTAGTTTACCACTTGTACAAAACCTAACCAAGCTCTATGATTTAGTACTTTCTGATAATCACTTCACTGGAACCATCCCTTCTTCTCTACTTACTATGCCTTCCTTGGAATATCTTGATCTACGCGGAAACAATCTCGCAGGATCTTTTGAAGTTCCAAACTCATCTAATTCATCTAGACTCCAGGTCCTGTTCCTTGGGGACAACCATTTTGAAGGAAAAATCCTAGAGCCTATCTCAAAACTCACCAACCTCATTCGTCTCGGCCTTTCTTCTCTAAACACAAGCAACCCAATTGATTTAACATTCTTATCCCCTCTCAAGTCTTTGTTCTCCCTTGATCTATCCGGTAATAGCATATCACCAGCCAGTTTAACTTCAGATGCAAGCATCCCATTGAGCATAAGATTATTGCTATTGTCACACTGCAACATCACTGAGTTCCCAAACATCTTGAAGACCCTTCAAGACTTACAGCATATAGACATGTCCGACAATGGAATTAGAGGAAGAGTCCATGCATGGTTTTGGGAACTTCCTCGCCTGAGTTCAATGGATTTTTCAAACAATGTTTTCAGTGGTTTTGAAGGTTCAGAGGAAGTTTTGGTAAATTCATCTGTGAGGATATTAATATTGGCTTCAAACAGTTTTGAAGGAGCACTTCCTGATCTGCCACTCTCTATTGTATCCTTGTCTGCTTGGGGTAATGGTTTCAAAGGGAACATACCTTTATCACTGTGCAACCGCAGCTCTCTCATGGTTCTTGATCTATCCGACAACAGTTTCACAGGTTCAGTTCCAAGCTGTTTGAGTAACTTGACGTTATTGGTTCTCCGGAAGAACAGTTTAGAAGGAAGCCTCCCAGAGATGTTCCATACCAGTTCCTCGCTTCGGACACTTGACGTTGGCTACAATCAACTAACTGGAAAGCTTCCAAGGTCTCTTCTAAATTGCTCCTCTCTAAAGTTTCTAAACATTGAGAACAACAAAATCGAAGACGCGTTTCCTTTCTGGCTCAAGGCTTTACCAAACTTGCAAGTCCTCATCCTCCGTTCAAACAGATTCTATGGTCCTATCGCTCCTCCTGATCAAGGTCCTCTAGCATTTCCTCAGCTGCACATATTTGAAATATCTGATAACAATTTCACCGGAAGCTTGCCAGCAAACTACTTTGTGAACTGGAAAGCATCATCACTCCAGATGAGTGAAGATGGGAGTATATATATGGGATATGAAGAGGATACTTCATTTTCCATAAATGGTTACTATATTTACCAAGATGTTATTGATTTGAGATACAAAGGTCTAGTTATGGAGCAAGCAAAGGTCCTTAGTTCCTACGCCACCATAGATTTTTCAGGGAACAAATTTGAAGGAGAGATTCCTGAATCCATTGGTCTCTTGAAGGCATTGTGA
- the LOC106359914 gene encoding zinc finger MYM-type protein 1-like, whose protein sequence is MERYYKPASVSPSDNTLPSNDTDDLPWDPAKRKNIKDYNANQVDEVRRKYLLRGPCQPLGHNFEKRLIGGKMRRFNPAWFGLYGNWLEYSVSEEKAYCLCCYLFRDDAYPGFVRDGFSNWHKPDRLSFHVGELNSSHNNAVKKCDDLMNQGQSIVHAMYKKTNAMKNEYRIRLNASVDVSRYLLRQGLAFRGHREGEDSSNKGNFLELLKYTADHNDVIRKVVLENAPGNNKMVSSEIQKDIVNAFAEEVVKSVIEEIDNGVFGLLVDESADVSDKEQMAVVFRFVDKKGAVKERFVGVVHVKETSSLSLKHAIDELFAKYGLSLKKVRGQGYDGASNMKGEFNGLRSLITKENSSAYYVHCFAHQLQLVVVAVAKKIFEIADFFDMVSMLLNVVGASCKRKDKVRENYRDEINVGIASGDINTGRGRRR, encoded by the coding sequence ATGGAACGGTACTACAAACCAGCATCAGTTTCACCATCTGATAACACCTTACCATCTAATGATACTGATGATTTGCCGTGGGATCCtgctaaaagaaaaaatatcaagGATTATAATGCAAATCAAGTCGATGAGGTAAGACGCAAGTACCTTCTTAGAGGCCCGTGTCAACCACTTGGTCATAACTTTGAAAAGAGACTCATAGGTGGTAAAATGAGACGATTCAATCCAGCTTGGTTTGGTCTGTATGGTAATTGGCTAGAGTATAGTGTATCAGAGGAAAAAGCTTATTGTTTGTGTTGCTACTTGTTTAGAGATGATGCGTATCCTGGATTTGTGAGGGATGGATTCTCGAATTGGCATAAGCCTGATAGGTTATCTTTCCATGTAGGAGAGCTTAACAGTTCTCACAATAATGCTGTCAAGAAGTGTGATGATTTGATGAATCAAGGTCAATCCATAGTGCATGCTATGTATAAGAAGACTAATGCGATGAAAAATGAGTATCGTATCAGATTAAATGCTTCTGTTGATGTTTCTAGATACTTATTGCGACAAGGATTAGCTTTTCGAGGTcatagagaaggagaagattctTCTAACAAAGGCAACTTTTTAGAACTTCTGAAATACACAGCTGATCACAATGATGTTATAAGAAAAGTTGTTTTGGAGAATGCTCCGGGAAATAACAAGATGGTTTCTTCAGAGATTCAAAAGGATATTGTAAACGCTTTTGCAGAAGAAGTGGTGAAATCTGTTATAGAAGAAATTGATAACGGAGTGTTTGGTTTATTAGTAGATGAATCTGCTGATGTGTCTGACAAAGAACAGATGGCTGTTGTTTTTCGATTTGTTGATAAGAAAGGAGCAGTCAAAGAAAGGTTCGTTGGAGTTGTCCATGTGAAAGAGActtcttctttatctttgaAGCATGCTATTGATGAGTTGTTTGCTAAGTATGGACTGAGCTTAAAAAAAGTGAGAGGACAAGGTTATGACGGAGCTAGTAATATGAAAGGAGAGTTCAATGGGTTGCGATCATTGATTACTAAAGAAAACAGCTCTGCATATTATGTTCATTGCTTTGCTCATCAACTTCAGTTGGTTGTAGTGGCTGTTGCGAAAAAGATATTTGAGATTGCTGATTTCTTTGATATGGTTTCTATGTTACTGAATGTGGTTGGAGCTTCTTGTAAACGGAAAGATAAAGTCCGGGAAAATTATCGAGACGAGATAAATGTTGGAATTGCTAGTGGTGACATTAACACTGGAAGAGGAAGGCGCCGATGA
- the LOC106396218 gene encoding LOW QUALITY PROTEIN: receptor like protein 23 (The sequence of the model RefSeq protein was modified relative to this genomic sequence to represent the inferred CDS: substituted 1 base at 1 genomic stop codon), which produces MSGVLVSFHFISLLLLCCVSPSSLLRIDDLVPGLVSCLPQQSQAFTLFKNEFETRGCNHSDNSNGVWCDNTTGAVTKLQLTSCLSGTLKPNSSLFRLHQLRYLDLSSNNFSSSSLLSEFGNLNKLEVLSLSFNSFIGEVPSSFNNLSMLSYLGLSNNQLTDSFPFLRYLSKLSYLDLFNNHFSGTLNPNSSLFELHQLITLYLSFNNFISPVPSQFGNLKKLEVLSLSNNGFFGQVPPTFSNLTSLTRLFLYRNELTGSLPLVQNLTNLHDLDLSYNHFTGTIPSTLLTIPTLGYLDLRGNNLAGSFEVPNSSTSSRLQVMFLGDNHFEGKILEPISKLTNLIRLGLSFLNTSYPVDLTFLSPLKSLFSLDLSGNSISPASLNSDASIPLSIXFLLLPRCNITDFPNILKTLQDLQHIDLSNNGIKGKVPAWLWELPRLSSMDLSKKSFNGFEGSAEVLVNSSMQILILASNSFKGALPNMPLSIVSLSAWGNSFTGTVPLSLCSRSSLMVLDLSYNSFTGSVPICLSNLTYLVLRKNNLEGRLPDMFHTGSSLRTFDVGYNQLHGKLTRSLLNCSSLKFLNIENNKIEDAFPFWLKALPNLQVLILRSNIFYGPMAPLDQGPLAFPQLHIFEVSDNNFTRSLPANYFVNWKASSLQMSEDGSIYMGYEEESSFSMNGYYTYQDSIDLRYKGLVMEQAKVLSSYATIDFSGNKLEGEIPESIGFLKALIALNLSNNAFTGHIPLSLGNLKQLASLDLSRNNLSGTIPNEFKALTFLAYLNVSHNQLTGEIPQGTQITGQSKSSFEGNAGLCGLPLQESCASTSVPPLQDVNQEEEGEVLSWKAVAIGYAPGLLFGLALGQVIASYKPKWLANICIRTRNSRRNVNTSMF; this is translated from the exons ATGTCGGGAGTGCTTGTGAGTTTTCATTTTATCTCTCTACTCTTACTCTGTTGTGTCTCCCCTTCAAGCCTCTTGCGTATAGATGATCTCGTCCCTGGTCTTGTTTCTTGTCTTCCCCAACAGAGTCAAGCCTTTACGCTGTTCAAGAACGAGTTTGAAACTCGTGGTTGCAACCATAGTGACAACTCTAATGGAGTCTGGTGCGATAACACCACGGGTGCGGTCACAAAGCTACAGCTCACCTCCTGTCTCAGCGGAACTTTGAAGCCTAACAGTAGTCTCTTCAGGCTGCATCAACTGCGTTACCTTGATCTCTCTAGCAACAACTTCAGTTCCTCTTCACTCCTTTCTGAGTTTGGCAATCTCAACAAATTAGAGGTTTTATCTCTTTCCTTCAACAGTTTCATAGGCGAAGTCCCATCCTCATTCAATAACCTAAGCATGCTTTCCTATTTAGGCCTTTCCAATAACCAGCTCACTGATAGTTTCCCATTTTTGCGGTACCTAAGCAAGCTCTCCTATTTAGATCTTTTCAATAATCACTTCTCAGGAACTTTGAATCCCAACAGTAGCCTCTTTGAGTTGCACCAACTCATTACACTTTACCTTTCTTTCAACAACTTCATTTCTCCTGTCCCTTCCCAATTTGGAAATCTCAAAAAACTAGAGGTGTTGTCTCTTTCTAATAATGGCTTCTTTGGCCAAGTTCCACCCACATTTAGTAACCTAACTTCGTTAACCCGTTTGTTCCTTTACCGTAACGAGCTCACTGGTAGTTTACCACTTGTACAAAATCTAACAAACCTCCATGATTTGGATCTTTCTTATAATCACTTCACTGGGACCATTCCTTCTACTCTACTCACTATACCTACCTTGGGATATCTTGATCTACGTGGGAACAATCTTGCAGGATCTTTTGAAGTACCTAACTCTTCTACTTCATCTAGGCTCCAGGTCATGTTCCTCGGGGACAACCATTTTGAAGGGAAAATCCTAGAGCCTATCTCAAAACTCACCAACCTCATTCGTCTCGGCCTTTCTTTCCTAAACACAAGCTACCCAGTTGATTTAACCTTCTTATCCCCTCTCAAGTCTTTGTTCTCCCTTGATTTATCCGGTAATAGCATATCACCAGCCAGTTTAAATTCAGATGCAAGCATCCCATTGAGCATATGATTCTTGCTCCTGCCACGCTGCAACATCACTGACTTCCCAAACATCTTGAAGACCCTTCAAGACTTGCAGCATATAGACTTGTCCAACAATGGAATTAAAGGAAAAGTCCCTGCATGGTTGTGGGAACTTCCTCGCCTGAGTTCAATGGATTTgtcaaaaaaatcttttaatggTTTCGAAGGTTCAGCGGAAGTTTTGGTAAATTCATCTATGCAGATATTAATATTGGCTTCAAACAGTTTCAAAGGAGCACTACCTAATATGCCACTCTCAATTGTATCCTTGTCTGCTTGGGGAAATAGTTTCACTGGGACTGTACCCCTCTCACTGTGCAGCCGCAGCTCTCTTATGGTTCTTGATCTATCCTACAATAGTTTCACCGGTTCAGTTCCTATCTGTTTGAGTAACTTGACGTATTTGGTTCTCCGAAAGAACAATTTAGAAGGAAGGCTTCCAGACATGTTCCACACCGGTTCTTCGCTTCGGACATTTGATGTTGGCTACAATCAACTACATGGAAAGCTTACAAGGTCTCTCCTTAACTGCTCCTCTCTAAAGTTTCTAAACATTGAGAACAACAAAATCGAAGACGCATTTCCTTTCTGGCTCAAGGCTTTACCAAACTTGCAAGTCCTCATCCTCCGTTCAAACATATTTTATGGTCCTATGGCTCCTCTTGATCAAGGTCCTCTCGCATTTCCTCAGCTGCACATATTTGAAGTATCGGATAACAACTTCACCAGAAGCTTGCCAGCAAACTATTTTGTGAACTGGAAAGCGTCATCACTCCAGATGAGTGAAGATGGGAGTATATATATGGGATATGAAGAGGAGAGTTCATTTTCCATGAATGGTTACTATACTTATCAAGATTCTATAGATTTGAGATACAAAGGACTAGTTATGGAGCAAGCGAAGGTCCTTAGTTCCTACGCCACCATTGATTTTTCAGGAAACAAACTTGAAGGAGAGATTCCGGAATCTATTGGTTTTTTGAAGGCATTGATCGCGCTCAACTTATCGAACAATGCATTTACAGGCCATATTCCACTGTCTTTGGGAAATCTTAAGCAGCTCGCGTCACTAGACCTTTCAAGAAACAACCTCTCTGGGACTATTCCTAATGAATTCAAGGCCCTCACGTTTTTGGCGTATCTAAATGTGTCGCATAACCAACTCACTGGTGAAATACCACAAGGAACACAGATCACTGGACAATCTAAATCCTCCTTCGAAGGGAATGCAGGTCTTTGTGGACTTCCTCTCCAGGAAAGTTGTGCCAGCACTAGTGTGCCGCCGTTACAAGATGtgaatcaagaagaagaaggagaagtgtTGAGCTGGAAAGCAGTGGCTATAGGATATGCTCctggattgttgtttggattggcATTAGGTCAAGTTATTGCTTCATACAAGCCAAAGTGGCTCGCCAA TATTTGTATTCGAACAAGAAACAGCAGAAGGAATGTCAATACATCTATGTTTTAA
- the LOC111215849 gene encoding uncharacterized protein LOC111215849: protein MADPLKQICDELGVCKEEALFYLEGFRWDLNAAMEACRTKTLPSPAQPPSSENERTAAEEQRRNDKIARVIVATGATVKEARSYLSRENWNVDNVCLSFSGNEGPDTMHDVLSKVPPFHSTSTNLRIGSPPSARSPFLDLRTPPLELKPESIKRFRNVVSDASSQAVIDCLNDCKGNAEHAIQYFYDVYSLKNETPPESLPDEIKEELMASFSSTTGEIRQVAKVYLEQYEWNLVVAVDSFFKHSDSDKQTSALNNRGPPLPTETQKSLEEAGEGDVRVAVPGMASSQVDDKAVEEGSSAETVPDPFANRDRTTVDTQAAPSTIMITIRLADGIGTTLELPFRSNQTISDIRNAIDQRYPDNDRGYNLQSMDGVDYMDWNVTVYRVTRHDSRTLMQIYP from the exons ATGGCTGATCCGTTGAAGCAAATCTGCGACGAACTAGGAGTCTGCAAAGAAGAAGCGCTATTCTACCTCGAAGGATTCCGATGGGATCTAAACGCAGCGATGGAGGCTTGCCGCACCAAAACCTTGCCGTCGCCGGCTCAACCTCCGTCGTCGGAGAACGAGAGAACCGCGGCGGAGGAACAAAGGAGAAATGATAAGATCGCAAGAGTCATAGTCGCAACAGGAGCGACTGTAAAGGAAGCGAGATCTTACCTCAGCCGCGAAAACTGGAACGTAGACAATGTGTGCCTCTCTTTCTCAGGGAATGAAGGACCGGACACGATGCATGACGTTTTGAGTAAAGTGCCGCCGTTTCATAGTACCTCGACGAATCTCAGAATCGGGAGCCCTCCTTCTGCTAGGTCACCATTTCTTGATTTACG TACGCCACCGCTTGAATTGAAACCGGAAAGTATAAAAAGATTCCGCAATGTTGTCTCTGATGCCTCTTCACAAGCCGTAATCGATTGCCTCAACGACTGCAAGGGGAATGCAGAACACGCCATCCAATATTTCTATGACGTTTACAGTCTAAAG AATGAAACTCCCCCAGAAAGTTTACCTGATGAGATCAAGGAAGAGCTCATGGCTTCATTCTCTTCGACCACTGGGGAGATTAGACAAGTTGCAAAAGTTTACCTGGAACAGTATGAGTGGAATCTAGTCGTAGCCGTCGACTCTTTCTTTAAACATAGTGACTCAGATAAACAAACATCTGCGTTAAATAACAGAGGTCCGCCTCTTCCCACGGAGACACAAAAGTCACTTGAAGAAGCTGGTGAAGGAGACGTCAGAGTGGCTGTACCTGGCATGGCGTCATCTCAAGTGGAT GATAAGGCTGTAGAGGAAGGTTCAAGCGCGGAGACAGTCCCTGATCCTTTTGCTAACCGAGACAGGACAACTGTGGACACTCAAGCTGCGCCAAGTACTATTATGATAACTATCAGATTGGCAGATGGGATTGGGACAACGCTGGAGCTTCCTTTTAGATCAAACCAAACCATAAGTGACATCCGCAATGCTATTGACCAGCGATATCCAGATAACGACAGGGGCTACAATTTGCAATCGATGGATGGAGTAGACTACATGGATTGGAATGTAACTGTATACAGAGTTACTAGGCATGATTCTAGAACTCTCATGCAGATCTACCCCTAG
- the LOC125609615 gene encoding putative receptor like protein 25 → MKQAEVLSSYATVDFSGNKLEGEIPEFIGLLKALIALNLSNNTFTGHIPLSLGNLTQLASLDLSRNQLSGTIPNELKALTFLAYLNVSHNQLTGEIPKGTQIIGQPKSSFEGNAGFCGLPLQESCVCTSVPPLQDVDQEDKEGEVLSWKAVALGYAPGLLFGLALGQVIASYKPKWLLKLYCFGFLT, encoded by the coding sequence ATGAAGCAAGCGGAAGTTCTTAGTTCCTACGCCACCGTTGATTTTTCGGGGAACAAACTTGAAGGAGAGATTCCTGAATTTATTGGTCTCTTGAAGGCATTGATTGCGCTCAACTTATCGAACAACACATTTACAGGTCATATTCCTCTGTCTTTGGGAAATCTTACGCAGCTAGCGTCACTAGACTTGTCAAGAAACCAGCTCTCTGGGACTATTCCTAATGAACTCAAGGCCCTGACATTTTTGGCGTATCTAAATGTGTCGCATAACCAACTCACTGGTGAAATACCAAAAGGAACACAAATTATTGGACAACCTAAATCCTCATTTGAAGGGAATGCAGGTTTTTGTGGTCTTCCTCTCCAGGAAAGTTGCGTCTGCACTAGTGTGCCGCCGTTACAAGATGTTGatcaagaagacaaagaaggagAGGTGTTGAGCTGGAAAGCAGTGGCTCTAGGATATGCTCctggattgttgtttggattggcATTAGGTCAGGTGATTGCTTCATACAAGCCAAAGTGGCTACTCAAGttgtattgttttgggtttctCACTTAA